The Microtus ochrogaster isolate Prairie Vole_2 chromosome 22, MicOch1.0, whole genome shotgun sequence nucleotide sequence NNNNNNNNNNNNNNNNNNNNNNNNNNNNNNNNNNNNNNNNNNNNNNNNNNNNNNNNNNNNNNNNNNNNNNNNNNNNNNNNNNNNNNNNNNNNNNNNNNNNNNNNNNNNNNNNNNNNNNNNNNNNNNNNNNNNNNNNNNAACGTGGCCAAAGTGGCTGCCCAGGGAGGCCTGGACACCACCAAGTCCGTGGTCATGGGCACCAAGGACACGGTGACCACAGGACTCACCGGGGCTATGAACGTGGCCAAAGGGACAGTACAGACAGGGCATGATTCCAGCAAGAGTGTGCTGACGGGCACAAAGGACACCGTttgtgctggggtcacaggtgccATTAATGTGGCCAAAGGGGCCGCCCAGGGGGGCCTAGACACTTCTAAAGCAGTCCTTACAGGTACCAAGACTACAATGTTGGCTGGCCTCTCAGGCACCATGAATATGGCCACTGAGACAATGAAGACAGGCCTGGACACGAGCAAGAGCATGCTCACAGGTACAAAGGATACTGTCTGTGCTGGGATCACTGGGGCCATGAACAAGGCCAATGGTGTCTTTCAGAAGGGCCTGCACACTCCCAAGAACACATGGTCTGCCATGCGGTCTCAGGCAGATAATGTGGCTATCAACGCCACCCACACAGGTGTCAACACAGTCCCACATTCACTCTCTGGCTCTCACGCCACCACCCACGGGGTGGAACATGTTACCCTGACTTCTGCAGAATCCTTGTGCTCTGAGATCAGCAGCCTTGCAGACACCCGTGGCCTGGAGCTTGTCACAGAACCCATAGCTGCCACCAAAGGCCTTGTGTCTAGTGTGGCTTCATCTGTCCATGCAGCTACCAAGTCTGAGGAGGAGTATGGTCAGCTGGCTGCGACAAGCTTTGCTGCATTTCATGATGAGTTGGAAGGGCTCGGGGACATCTTCCAGCCCATGACAGCTGAGGAACAAGGTGAGTGCCTGTCCGTCACCATCGCaggtccccagccccagctcttaGACCTATCAGACTAAGTCTCACTGCCTTCCTTCCAGCCCAGCTGGCAGCCTCAGAGTCAGGGCCTCGGGTGTTCTCTGCTGACCACGGAAGCTACTTTGTCCGCCTAGGTGACCTGGCCCCCAGCTTCCGCCAGCGGGCTTTTGAACATGCCCTGAGCCATATACAGCACAAGCAGTTCCAAGCCAGAGCTACACTGGCCCAACTCCAGGAGGCCTTAAAGGTGGTAAGAGCATCTCCGGTTCCTACCCTGTGTACCTCCAACTGTTCATGGGTCAAGTCACCTGCATACAGAGGGAGCTGCGGCATGTACTAGCCTTATCTAGTGAGCTGGGTGTGTGGCTGTGAACCCAAGATAGAGGGTAGTGAGGGTGACAGGGTCCTAGCAAGGTTTCTTCACCCCTAGTCCTGTCTCCAGGCTTCTGCTGGGCATATGGACACACAGGGCTGGTATTTTGGGGGCTGGGTGGCATTCCTGTCATctgcctccccgcccccccccttcTCCTAAGTGGACACTAGAAACATGGGAGGGACAGATCAGGCATGGTGAGGTATACACGGGAGGTAGATCCCGGGGGACAGAGGGAACCTGTGTGGACGTGCAAAGGGAACAGTGGGGTAGGAGATGAGTGGACACAGAGGGACCAGCACCTGGCCTTCCAGATGCCCTCATGTGGAATTTGTGTTTTGGCTGCACCATGTATGAAGAGGTTTAGACTCAAGATCTAGGGACAGCACTGAGTGTTCCTACCTCCACTAGAGCCACCACCTCTCCTGTGGTTCTCTTTCCAGACAGACATGACCATGGAGGCTCCAGGTGGGCAGCTGTGCGGGAACCAGAGCTTGGGCTCCACGGCGGAGGCTGCTGGTACCCATGAGGTGTGTGTGGCATGGGcccctccccagcacccagcacatGTCCCACCCCTGCTTACCTTGTTCTTCCTCTGCAGGTGTGTGCTTCCAGGGCTCAGGACAGGCTATGTACGCTAGCCTGCCAGCTCCATGCAGCTTACAGTGGCCTGGCAGCCAGTCTTCAGGGCCTGCCAGAGGTgcagcagcaggcagggctgGCACGGCACAGCCTCTGCAAACTGTATGGTCTTGTGTCCTCTGAGAGCAGTGGCGAGCTGCAGGCAGAGCAGCTGGCCCAGAGCAGTGCTGGTGTGGTACAGGCATGGCAGGGTCTGGAGGTGCTGCTGGACAGGCTGCAGCAGAGCCCCCCACTCAGCTGGCTGGTAGGACCATTTGCTTTGATGCCTGGTGACCAGCTATAGATACCTGAGGGCTTCACAACCCCAAAGTTCTGGATTAAGGGAGAGCAGAGGGTCCTCGGAAAGTCAATTTGAAACCAATCATGGCTCTTGCTATTTCCAGTAACTGATAGCCCCTCTTCCAAACTAGCCACCAAGTCTGTTCAGAGAGCAGCACACAGGTCCCGATGATAGAGCAAAGCGGAAGCAGAGTCAAACCTAGGAGGTCCTTCAGCTATCCTCACTGACAAGCCTTCCAGCCTCTGGGCTCTGATCCTACCTTCAGGGGCCCACAGCTCTCTGCTATGGGTGGTGCCACTCAACCCCAGGTCCCACCTTGAGCAGGGTATCCAGAGGTCTTAGCTAACATATTAGGCAACTTGTTCCCCAGCACTAGAATGTACTAGAATGCACAGCCACCCTAAGGCAAGCTCCCACAGCCCCTTCTGATACATAGTGGGGTGTAGAGCCACTCAAAGCCACACTTATATCCCAGCATGCTGTGGGCCTGAGTCTGACCGGCTCTATTGGGAAAGGAGGGTCACACATGTTATCACTGCACAAAGACAGGGACCACTTGACAGGGCCGTCACTGCTGAAACTGTGATCTGCATGAGGTTATGCCTGCCTAGGGTTGAAGTACTGACTGGAGACACGGCAGGTGATGGCCCTTCTCCCTAGTCCTATGCATCCAAGACAAAAGCACAGAAGATGAGGGGTACACGGCAATCCCCCTATGGAccggccattctttttttttttaattttatttatttattaaggatttctgcctcctccccgccaccgcctcccatttccctccccctcccccaatcaagtccccctccctcatcagctcaaagagcaatcagggttccctgacctgtgggaagtccaaggaccgcccacctccatccaggtttagtaaggtgagcatccaaactgcctaggctcccccaaagccagtacatgcagtaggatcaagaacccattgccattgttcttgggttctcagtagtcctcattgtccgctatgctcAGCAATGGACCGGCCATTCAAGACCACAATCCAGCTCTACCTGAACCCCAGCAGTGCTAGCAACTCCCAATCTTCCAGTTCCCTTTTTTGTGCACTCTTAGAAAGTAACAATGTCCTTGAGTTCTAAGGTTGGGCTAGCTGTGGCCTAGGAGAGGACATGGCGGAGAGGCCgtgacagagaagacaggagccTTCCTGagcctttccctttttctctcagCATCAGGATGCAACACTAGACTGGGCCCAGGGCCTGCAGCTATGCCTCTAGATGAGCCTCACTACATCATGCTCCATGGTGGCcatggaggcaggtggatataCCGAGAGGCATGTACCCTACCTGAGCCCACAGGGAACACAAGCAGAGCAGAAAAACCACATAGCGAGAGCAGGCTGGGATGGTGTGGACTCCAACACTCCAGCCCAAATGCTGAGCTGCCCCAGAGGCACTATGCTGGGGTCCCTGCATAGCTGGGGAATGGAATGGTGGTTGAGTCAGGGCACAGTCTCCTGTTGGCCTGTCCTTAGTGTCTGTTACTCTCATGATGGTGGAACAGGCTACTCAATGTAGGAAGAGCTCTGCTGCCCTGTAAGTGTGAACCCTGCCCTGTACCAGGCCTGGCTCCCCATGCTGCTCACGGTGGCTGGTACCTCAGCCCTGTGTCAGGCATAGTGCTCTGGCCTTAGCCCAGCTACATTTCATATCAGGACACCAAGCCaataaaaactgtttctttttcattacaaAACCCTTTATAACCATTTCATGTCAATCGAAATCACAGAACTAGGCAGAAAGGCCCAGGCCACAAATACAAACAGCGCAGCACTTCCCTGGGAGGCTGGGGACGGACATGACACCATGGCCACGGCAGCTGGAGCTCagctgtcatcatcatcatcggcAGACTCGGAGGCCAGCTGCACCCTCTCATGCTCCTGATGCTCACTCCCAGGCCTGACGGGGTCAGAGCTCTCCCGTGGGCTGCTGGGGGCACAGTAAAGGTTGATCAGGATGCAGTTACCTGGTGTTACCACAGAGCCATTGGATGAGTGGGCAGCCAAAGAAGGGTAATGCCCTTGCTGTTGGCACAAGTGCCTGGTGTGGCCAACTGTAGCTCAGTCCAGTGGCTGGTGTTCATGGTGGCTACCTGTGCCACCCCTAGACAGCCATCAGGAAGCCTTTCCCACAGCACCAGTACCTGGAAGCTTGGGGTGGTGTGATGTGAACCACAATCAGTGTGTTGGCCAGCCCAGCAtatggcaggggtggggagagggaatgTGCCTGATGCCCCAGGGACACTCACTCATGCAGCTCTTCTGAGGAGCCGCCCCGCGGGCCATCCTGTGAGTCCTGCCCGTCTTCCTGTGCTCTGTCTTCTGTGCTTTCCTCTTTCTGGGATGTGGCCTCCCCGTTCACAGGCGCTGAGAGATCTAGGGTAACAGGGTCGTCATGAGCACATTGCTTGCCTCTCATGAGGACCCTCCTTGCCCAGTTGCAGTCAGGCTTGCAAGCAGTGCAGGTACATGTAGGTGTGTGGCCTAAAGAGCACTGCCAACATCCAACTGTTGGCACCCAGTAGAGCTGGCAAACCTTATGCCAACTATCGCAGAATATGGTTGCGTCTAGTAAGCTTACTGGGGGGCGAACATGGCACAGTTCCTGCCTATCCCTCTGGCCAGGTGCAGGCAGCCCTCACCGGCATTGGGCTCATCCTCCACCAGCTCTCTGGGAGCCTGCTCCCCAGGCTGCTCCTCCACCTTCTCGCTGTCAGCCCGTTCCTTCTCGGCTCCAGCCTTGTTCACCTTCTGGAGAGCCTCAACCTTTGGCCCCAGGACCCGAGACTTGAGCCGGGTGTAGACCTCTGCTGCCTTCGCCATCACATCCTTGTTGGCTTTGTACCGGCGAATCTGGCCACCAGGAGGTCAATCTTAGCTGGGCTGCTGGCTGTGCCCCTAAGTCCTCCCACTGGACACCAATACCACCTTCCAGGTACTCTGTCCTGGTGCCCCATGCCATACCTTCTTCAGTGTGGCTACCACATCTGTGTTCTTCTGAAGGATCTGAGAGGTCACCTGAAGGGTCCCCAGCTCTTCCAGTGCACTCAGACACCTCCTCACATCCTGCAGAGCAGGAAGAGTGGGGAGGCATCTCTGGCTGTCTCCTAGGGTGCTGCCTGCTGTCCCCAGGGGAGATTGCAGGGTATGGGAGTAGGGGTGGGGTCTCCTGGGCCACTATGAACCACTCCCCCATCTGGGGgaccctgcctcagtttcccaagacTTTCAAGAAGCCTGAAAGGAGGTGGCTAAGGAAAGCACCCATCTCAGGACAGCGTGGGGCTGTGACTCTGTGGCTGCGCAGCAGGCATCTTACTGGGTTGTCGACCTTCAGTGCAAATTTGATCTCGCTGTGCAGCTTCTGCAGTCTCTCCTCTACGGAAGGTTCTGGGCAGGAGAGATTGCTGGCTTGCACAGGGTGCTCTGGCCCTGGCTACAAGGTGGcccagcccctcccaccaccacaGGCCCACACTAGAGCCATGGAATCCTGCACCACGCTAGTGCtcacctttcttcttctcccccttcctgtccagtgagagaccctctgACCGCTTCCGCGTCCGCTCCACCTTCACAGGCCTATGGAGAGGCTTCCGTCAGATAGGCCACCTTGGGAAGCCCAAGGTGAGGACAGACAGCGAGGCCAGGGGCCTGGGAcccttctctgcttctgtgaaCCAGGCTAACCATGAGAAGCCCAGTGAGCATATCACATCTTGTGCTGTGTGGCCACCAAGCCACACTGCTGATCCCCATAGGCAGCTCTGATCAGCAATAGTTGGGACacttagaaagcagagaggagctgcacttctcagagttaaagccactgtgctgggcatggtgtccCCTGGGTGCTGTGGACACTGGTTGGATGGCTCTTTAGGTTCTGGGCCCTGCAGGGTGCTGGGCAGTGCTGCTGGCCTCTACCCTCTATAGGTCCTTGTCAGACAGCCACACATGGCCCCAGGGGAGACGTGGACCCAAGAGCTGGGATGCGGCTTCAAGGTTGAACTCAACAGCCAGGCTGTGGGGAGAGGGACTAAGGGCTCAGGACAGGTGCTAACCTGGCTCGTGGCTTCTCATCTGGCcgccctcttttctccttctgcccaGACTTCCTTGCAGATTCTGAGCTTGGCAGTTGGGACTTCTTGGCCAACTTCTTCCCCTACAGCAACCAGAAAACAGGGTTGCTGCTTCAGAAGCAGCCTGTCCCACCCCTACCCAGCACATGTGGGCTATAGCTTCCCGGGTCTTATATAGATGTATGGAATCCAATGTTCCATTTGACAGGCAAGCCTTATACTCAAATGGCTATCTCTATCTTCCATGGGTAGGGCCCTGGGCTCTGTGTTACTGACATATCTACAAGACCCAGGATGAGCCCCAATACACAATAGGGGCTCAATAAAGGAGTGGAGTTCAGGGCCGGTACCTGGGGCCTCACGTCAAGAGGGGGCACCACATACCTCTTTCCCAATCTCCCCCTCAGGTTCTGAGTCAGAGGAGGATGGTGTGGCCCGACCCCGGGCCTTGCGGCTGCGTTTCTTCATAGGCTCAtcatcctccagctcttccccACTGCTGCCCCCACGCTCTGCCCGCTCCTTGCGAcgctccttttcctccctttcctgttCGCGAAGTCGCCGgagttcctcctcctgctcccgtCGCCTCCTCGCCTCCAGTTCACGCCTCCGTTCCTCATCTCGCCGCTTCCACTCGCTGATGCGGTCCACCTCACCACTGTCACTGTCACTAGGATGGAAAGTCCATCAGCAGGAACCCCAGCATATCCTGTAGCCCCCACATCGCCAGCAGATACCCACCTGTCACTGCTGGACGTGGAAGGTGGCCGTTCTGGCTTTGGTCTCCGCCCTCGAGGCTTGGGGGGTGGCTTCTCGGCTGCGAAAAATGAGGGGTGACTTTCTCTCCATGGCCTCACAGGGCTGCATCGAGGCTGGCTCAGGCCTTACCTGGCTTTCTGCCTCGAGAGGGTTTTTTGACAGATACATCTGAGtcggaggaggaagatgaagaggacgaggaggaggatggggatgGCCGTGCTGCAGCCACAGGCTCCTCCTTGGTCCCATCTGAGTCGGCTTTGGAGTCTGAATCCGAGGCTGAAGGCACCTTCTGGGGACAGGCAGAGCCAGAGGGGAATCGCATAGGGTGAGAGTAAGGGGGCAGTGGCAGCTCCAGTCCTCAAGGGACACAGTTCTGTGCCTCACCCAGAGAAGGAACATGGGTCCTGGACACCCTGGATAGCTCCTGGGAACAGGATCAGGGCCAAGCCCAGGGGCTTTCAACTGCAGGTGTGCACCGAAAACCTGCATAGGCCAGCCCTACGTCCTACTGTCCAGCTCTCCTTCCACAGCATGCATGCCACAGTACAACATGCAACgtccacatcacacacatggtcacagacacatgaacacacctGTACATGCACGAGCAACCTTGTGAACCCAAGTCCTCACACCCCCACATGCACATAGCACACGTGAACTTTGATGCCACAACATTCTGGCATACAGGACCTGATTTTTCAATCCTGGTAGTAGGATCCCCTGAGAGGGGCAGCAATGACCTGCAAGCCCCAGGGGCATCACTGCATACCTGGGTCCCAGGTGCCACTGCCATAGATGGCCCCTCAGGCTGCTAGTGACTTCTCAGGACCTAGGCACAGCACCCTTACCTTCTTCTTGCGTCCTCCTGGAGGACCCCGCCGTGGTGCCCGGGCCACCGTCTTCTTCTCTGGGGTAAAGTCCTGGGTGAAGAGACAGAAACGTCAGAGGTACTGGTTGGCATGCCAGGCTGTCCTAGGGGCTGTTGTCCACTCACCTGGTCGCTGGTCTTCTCTGACTCAGATGGGCTCTCAGAATCCTCTTCCGATGGGGACACGCTGGCCTGATCCAGGTCACTAGAGGCTTTCCGAGCTCGTTTAGAGACTGACATCTGGAAGGCAGGGCCAGGCTGGGTCAGCAGCTGGACAGTCCTGGTTCCAGATGGGACCCTCCTATATGCCTTGGtgctcctgaattctgggatggTGATGCGAGCCACATACAGACTTATTGCAGTATTGCAGGTCCCACTCCTAGGAGCTTCTTATCCCTTCAGTTATCAGAAccagagagaggagtgtgtgtgtgtgtgtaacagtggGTTCCAGGGGCTTGGTGAGGAGTGTCTGATAAGGTTGGATAGATTCTGTATCCAAGTTCTGTATCAAAAGgaaaatctcacacacacacacacacacacacacacacacacacacacacacacacacagtggtggaGAGGCAGACCCTCGGTAGGAACTGTGGGGGAGGTAGTGTAGCTCACTGTGGCCGAGAGAAGTAcgccaacacacacaaaaagtatgTAAAGAACAGGGGCGACAACACCTACTGtgcaagcccaaggacctgagtccATCCCTTGCATCCACACAGAAATGCCCCATCTCTGGCTGGAGCAGGAGCTCCATGGTTAGAGCACCAGCTGTTCTCACAGAGGCCCCAAGCTTGGTCACCaccacccacatggaggctcacaaccatctgtaatccagTCCTAGGGGATTAGACACcactggactccacaggcacctacatgtatgtgcaccctCCCCCAAGGCACAAATCACAGACATGATGAAAAATAGACtttaatagccgggcggtggtggcgcacgcctttaatcccagcacttgggaggcagaggcaggcggatctNNNNNNNNNNNNNNNNNNNNNNNNNNNNNNNNNNNNNNNNNNNNNNNNNNNNNNNNNNNNNNNNNNNNNNNNNNNNNNNNNNNNNNNNNNNNNNNNNNNNNNNNNNNNNNNNNNNNNNNNNNNNNNNNNNNNNNNNNNNNNNNNNNNNNNAAGAGGTTGTGGCTTgagcgatggctcagcacttaagatcACTAGttgctctccagaggacccaggcttggttctcagcatgcacaaggctgctcacagccatcagtaacCACAAAGCTAGGAGTAGTAATGCCCACCTCTAATTCAGCATTCAGGgcaggcaggggaatctctgagttaaaggtcagcctagtctacagagtgagtttcagggaagccagagctacatagtgagaccctgtctcgaagaaacaaaacatttataaCTCTGTCCTAGGAGATCCAACAGTATCTCTAGTTTTAGGCATCAAACACAAATGAggtatgcagacagacatgcagtAAAAGATCCAtatgcagaaaataagaaaaacaaaaaagcaaacccacatctgtaatccagacctggggagacagagacaaggtcCCTGGGCTCACTGGCTGCCTAGTGGAAATGATGAGCTCCCAAGTGCAGGGAgcgactgtctcaaaatacaagactgagagaaactgaggaaggtACCTGATGCCAATCTCTGGCCTCTCTCTACACACAGGGACAGAAATgtgtacatatcacacacacagagatccagaACATTACTGAGAGCCATATCCTGCCTCCCTGGGGATTAATTTCAAGGTATCTGAAATCTGAATTTCATCTCAGTTCTTGTCAAAAATGAgtactgaggcagaaggattacaagtTTCAGGCCCAACTGGGCTATTATACAGGGAGACcttaccacaaaacaaaaacaatggctGCGGTGAGGGGCAGGAGAAGATGAAGGGTCACAAGAGGTCAGGCCCCAAGTGGCCACCCACTACCTTCAGGACTGGTGTCTTCCGCTTCAGGCCACTGTGGTCACTGCTCTTATCAGAGTCAGAGTCGCTCTCCATCCTGTCACTGGTGGCTGTGGTGGTCACAGCTGTCACGGTCATGACTCCCCGGGCCTCTTCATCCTTGTCCCCGTCGCTGCCACCACCCAGATCAGCTTCGGGGGCCTCACTGTCAGAGGAGCTCACGGGCTGTGATTGGGGTGACAGATATTCATCAAGGGGCCAGGTAGACTTCCTAGCCCCCTGGTAACTAGGTAGACAGCATCTAATGTAGGGAATCCAGGTTCAGGGTATGGCCACCTCACTCATGAGttggggaactgaggcaggagagccaagATGGAGACATCTATGGTGGACATGACAATCAGGTGGTAGGATGCAGTGTAAGTGCTTtagctctgtgcctcagtttccatctgaGAAAGGGAGATCACAGCTTTGACCCCATAAGGCTGTTGAAGgtaacacagaacacacatgaaGTCAGGGTAGTGCGTAAACCACAGCAAGAGATCATACAaattgtagtttttttttgtttttttttttgtgtgtgtgtgtgtgtgtgtgtgtgtgccgctGGGGACACAACACAggtcttcatgcatgctaggcactATCCCATTGAGCTACAACCCTGGCACTCTTTTTACTGTCCATGTTAGACAGGGGACTAAGAAGCCCAGGCTGTGTCCTGGGACATCCTCTGTTCATCCTGGGCTGGCCCTGACGTTACGCTGGGATGAGAGACCTGCCCAAACAGGCTTGGTTTGGCTCTCTTTCAAGCTACCCTAGTATTGTGAGAAGAAAGCCAGCCTCGGGGGCACACTGAACTCGTCACCCTCACAATGCCTGCTCAGGCAGCAGCCACAGGCCAACTACACCACAGGCTCTGTATGGAGAACAATGATTGCAGCTTGGTCTCCTGTCTCACCAAGGAGCTGAGGACCTAGGGACAGGCGGACCACACAAGGCTCCTAAACAGTGACTAGGAAGACAGAAACATTGTGTAGCTGTGAGTACCAAGAAGTGAAGGATTTGCACTGGGCACGCAGGAAGGGCCATCAAGAGATAGAGCAGGATGGGCAAGATGCAGTTCACAGTGGCATGATGGAGTGAGGATCCTCTCAGCAAAAGGAAGAGGC carries:
- the Plin4 gene encoding perilipin-4; this encodes MSASGDGTRGPPKSKGKTLSSFFGSLPGFSSARNLVSHSHSPTKDVGPVPDPTETPVPPLPVATDLQQTARGAAGLLQSQQTTAGNKDVGSSSVTAGKDAFSSGVASIIDMAKGVVQGGLGATQSALVGTKEVVSGGVTEAVGMAKGLVQGGLDTSKTVLSTTRDTVTTGLTGTANMAKGTVQTGLDTSKKVLTGTKDTVTTGLTGXXNVAKVAAQGGLDTTKSVVMGTKDTVTTGLTGAMNVAKGTVQTGHDSSKSVLTGTKDTVCAGVTGAINVAKGAAQGGLDTSKAVLTGTKTTMLAGLSGTMNMATETMKTGLDTSKSMLTGTKDTVCAGITGAMNKANGVFQKGLHTPKNTWSAMRSQADNVAINATHTGVNTVPHSLSGSHATTHGVEHVTLTSAESLCSEISSLADTRGLELVTEPIAATKGLVSSVASSVHAATKSEEEYGQLAATSFAAFHDELEGLGDIFQPMTAEEQAQLAASESGPRVFSADHGSYFVRLGDLAPSFRQRAFEHALSHIQHKQFQARATLAQLQEALKVTDMTMEAPGGQLCGNQSLGSTAEAAGTHEVCASRAQDRLCTLACQLHAAYSGLAASLQGLPEVQQQAGLARHSLCKLYGLVSSESSGELQAEQLAQSSAGVVQAWQGLEVLLDRLQQSPPLSWLVGPFALMPGDQL